In the Candidatus Komeilibacteria bacterium CG_4_10_14_0_2_um_filter_37_10 genome, CACTATTAGTAGCAAAAATCGAATCATCATTTGCGCGTTTACTGTTGAGACCAGCGCGGAATTTAGTTCCTCTTTGCTTGACGATAATATTACCACTTTTTGCCTTCTCACCAGCAAATAGCTTAACACCGAGACGTTGGGCATTGGAATCACGTAGGTTGGAGGCGGTTCCGCCCGCTTTCTTATGAGCCATATTTGTTTACTAAGATTAATTTTTATAATTTATGTTACTAGATAATATAATAATAATTATATGTTGTCAAGGAAAGCTGGTAATGTGCACACACATATTGCACTTTCTAGTAAACTA is a window encoding:
- a CDS encoding 50S ribosomal protein L27 codes for the protein MAHKKAGGTASNLRDSNAQRLGVKLFAGEKAKSGNIIVKQRGTKFRAGLNSKRANDDSIFATNSGVVKFRKKIIKKYDGKLKSATYIDIV